A part of Myxococcus landrumus genomic DNA contains:
- a CDS encoding TetR/AcrR family transcriptional regulator: MSESSGATGRQEQERSRVTRQRLMEAAIGALSELGWAGATMTVIAERAGVSRGACQHHFPTRGDLVAAAVEYVGHQQMEELGRRAARLPVDGRRTESILNMLAGIYTQPLFAAAAQLWVAASADAELRAQLLPLEAKVGREVHRLTVTLLGVDDREPETRELVQATLDLIRGLGLANLMRDDSARRKKILHRWALTLEDALRSRRGRD, encoded by the coding sequence GTGAGTGAGTCATCGGGCGCGACGGGCAGACAGGAGCAGGAGCGCAGCCGCGTCACGCGTCAGCGATTGATGGAGGCTGCCATTGGCGCCCTGTCGGAGCTGGGGTGGGCGGGCGCGACGATGACGGTCATCGCCGAGCGAGCGGGTGTGTCGCGCGGGGCCTGTCAGCATCACTTCCCGACGCGGGGGGATTTGGTCGCCGCGGCGGTGGAGTACGTGGGGCACCAGCAGATGGAGGAGCTCGGCCGGCGTGCGGCGCGGTTGCCGGTGGATGGGCGACGGACGGAGAGCATCCTGAACATGCTGGCGGGCATCTACACGCAGCCGTTGTTCGCGGCGGCGGCGCAGCTCTGGGTGGCGGCGAGCGCGGACGCGGAGCTGCGGGCGCAGTTGCTTCCGTTGGAGGCGAAGGTGGGCCGGGAGGTGCATCGGCTCACGGTGACGCTGCTGGGCGTGGATGACCGGGAGCCGGAGACGCGCGAGCTGGTGCAGGCGACGCTGGACCTCATCCGAGGGTTGGGGTTGGCGAACCTGATGCGGGACGACAGTGCGCGCCGGAAGAAGATTCTTCATCGCTGGGCGCTCACGCTGGAGGACGCGCTGCGTTCCCGGCGGGGGCGGGACTGA